TTGTTGACGAAGGACATATGATTGATGAGGGGATTTCTACATTAGAAGATCTCCCTGAGGGTAAAACACTTTTGGAAGAGCTGCATGAGCAAGAAACGCTAGGTAGAGGAGTTCTTCTTGAGTTTTTGATGACTCGACTTAAGGCTAAGATTCCACAGAGCCGTTTCATTTTTATTTCTGCGGTTATGCCTGAAGTTAATTCCGATGATTTTGTGAGGTGGTTATGCAGTAGCCAGCAGGATGCCTTGCACATCGATCCTTCTGAGCGCCCTTCGCGTCAAGTAATTGGAAAGTTCGAATGGCGCTCAGAAAATAATGGCGAAATTCAGTATTTGAACTTACCTCAACTTTCTACAGGTAGACAACCATGGGTTCCAAGTTTTATTCAGCGGAAACAATACTATACGGGTGAATTAACGCCTACAGGTCGAAGAGAAAGAAAAAGTTGGCCAGATATTAATAATAAGAGCCAGACATCAGCAATGCTTGCAGTAAGACTTGCTAAAACAGGTCCAGTTCTGGTTTTTTGCGCGCAAACTCGAGATGCAAGAGATGTCTTAAATAATCTTGTCAAAACCCTCAAATATCTTGAGGCTTCAGAGGAACTACCTACTGATGATCTTCGATATGAAGCTGAACCAAACTTAGCCTCCTATCATGAAGCAATTGAATGGCTAGGCGAAGGTCATCCTTTAACGCAGGCTCTCCATTACCGTGTAGGCTTACACTATGGACCGTTACCAGACCCTGTGAGGCAAGCAATTGAAGAGGAGTTTCGAGATAACCGCTTAAGGATTTTAGTTAGTACTAATACTTTAGGACAAGGAGTTAATTTGCCTGTTAAGACGGTAATTATCCATAGTCTAGAACGACGTTGGTCTGAATCTACAAATGATGGTGAACCAGTTATTTATTCGAATAGCCTGAGAAAACGAGATTTTTGGAATATTTGTGGGAGAGCAGGCAGAGCTGGAAAGGAAACTGAAGGACAGGTTGTGTTTGTAAAAATTACCTCTCATGATGAGGAACTGATTCGAGAATACCAGAATCAAGGAAATCTTGAAGAAGTAGATAGTGGGTTATTCAAAATACTTCAGGCTTTAGTAGAGAGGCGAATCAGTCAAAATGATCTAATTGGCTACCTCGATTCTCACCTACTAGCGTTGCTAGCTGAAGAGGCAGTAGATACTCAGGATGAAGCTAATATTTCGAGTTTTCTTGATACTAGTTTAGTCGGAGTACAGGCGAATCGAAAGCAAGTAGAAAAAACTCCTTTAGCCTCCGCAATGAGGACGGCCTCAGCTTGGATACTTGATCAAGTTGAAGATGAGGGACTAAGGAAAGTATTTGCTGCAACTGGCTTAAGAGTATCTAGCTGTCAGGCTATTGAAGCAAATATAAATCAGTATTTTGAAGAAATTAGATCGGAATTGGAAAATATAGAGAATGTAGAATATGTAGAGAATACTCGTTTTCGAAATAGTGATTTCTTCATCCAGGTTGCTTTTATAGCCTGCCAAAGTTTACCAGAAATGAGATTATTGCATACTATTGACTACCATGGGCCTGAAGGCGATGAATTCTCTTTAATTAGAAGCTGGGTAAATGGTGCACCGATTCGAGAATTGCGGAATAATCTTTGGGATCCTGATAAGGAAGAGGATTTTAGCCGCTATTTAGCAGATAGAATCACTTACAAGCTACCTTGGGGAATCAATGGTTTCCTAAGTATTTTGGCATTCAAATTAGGAAGAGAATATACTGATTTGCCAGTTATATGGCAGCATCTTCCATCCATGGTAAAGTTCGGCGTTAATAGTATCTTTAGTTGCTGGGCTAGCAGCCTCGGTATCACCTCAAGAAACTCAGCATTACAAATAGGCCAAGCATACTTATCTGAAAACCCTTTTCAAACTCTTGACTATAGTGACTTTGTTCGATGGTTTGTAAACTTACCCAATGACTATATTTTTAGTGAGATAAGTGTTTCGAATTTTGAGTATTCCAGTATGTTTAAGATTCGAAATGGAATCGTTTTTGGCAATGAAAGTCTGCAATGCTTGCGTGAAGAGATACAGGAAATTGAATCTCCAGTAAGAGAAATTTCATACGTGGATAGTCGGGTGACTGTAGCAGCAAAAGTAAGAGAAGGAGATGTCTTGGAACTGAATTTAGAACCTGATAATCCTTACGATCCCACTGCTGTTAGCGTTTCCTTTGACGGGGAACAAATTGGCTATGTACAACGCGACAAGGCAATCATTATTTCAAGAGAACTGCAGCTTGGCAAGCAAGTAACGGCTCGTGCGACTCGGGTTAGATTTATTGATGATCAAGCTAATCAAGATCCTTTAATAGATATGCAAATCATGATTGAGTGAAAAAGGGCATTCCATCTCTCAGCAGTTACATGCTAGATAATCGGTGTGATAACAGCTAACACCGCGTTGGTGCGGACGGGAAAGAGGTTATTGGTAGATGTTCAATGTTGTCTGCCGCCGCACAACTACACAGTTAGCTGGCTCCGCAGAGAGCCTTTCCACTTATCCTTTGAGGTTGTCGGTCAGCCCGAAAGCACCCTGCAACAACTCTGCCAATATGGCAACCGCTTAGTGCGGCAACATGCCCAAGACAATTTGGTGAGCCGTGGCCTTGCTGTCTAACAGCATCCCAACCAACAACAGTTCTTGGCAACACAAGCTAGGAACTGTTGAATGACCTTCGGCGCTGGTGCGATCGGCCTGCAATTCGCAGTTATTCAATTCCTGAAAGATGGAGCTAAGGGGGATTCGAACCCCTGGCCTTACGGGTGCGATCCGCGAAACCCAAGGCATTGACGTTAATCGGCAGGTGGCTTTCACGACTAATCGGAACAATCAATAACCATTGCCGCATTAACAGCAAGTTGCGAGCGGGCGGGCGATCGATGTCAGTTGAGTCTCTAACTGAATCAGAGTTTAGTTGGCTGCTCGGATCCGCCTTGGCCTGAAATGACCGTCATGCGCTACCTAGAAGCTGAGCATCCGATCGAGTCGGTGGGCAAAAACCCGCGGGCTATGTTTAGCTGGCTGAAGAAGTAGCCTACTGCCGGACGGTCGTGGCGATCGTCGCCTATTACGCTTTGAACCCGATTTGGGAAACGCTGGTCGCCCCCGAGACTTGGCCAGAGTCCCCCGATCGGGTTTTTTGCGACCTGTTGCCCGCCCCCGATCGCCCGCAATTACAACAGCTTTTGACTGAATTGCAGCCGGGTGATCGCCTTTGGCTTCGGCAACTCCACGATCTGGGCGATCGCCTCGATGCCTTGTTGCCCGTCCTGCAGAACTGCCAAAAGCAGTCAGTGCAAGTGCAGATCCTTGGACTGGAAGAGCCGCTGCCACTCGATTCCGCTGCAGGACTCGACTTGCTGCCGCTCTGGGCCGAAGTACAGCGATCGCAGCAACGCGATCGACTCAAAGCCGGACATGCCAAAAATCGTCTGCAAGCTCTACCGCCACCGGGACCGGCTCCCTTTGGCTACCGACGCGGCAAAGAGCGCTATGCGATTGATCGGGCAGCCGCAGCCTTGGTACGGGATGGAGTTGCACATTTCCTGATCTACGGTTCGCTGCGAGGAGCTGCTCGCTACGTAACGCAAAAACATCAGCGGGCGATCGCCATCACAACCGTGCGCCGTTGGCTGAGCCATCCGGTCTATCGCGGTGATTTGGTCTACGGCAGTGGGGCGATCGTGGCCGACACCCATCCAGCCTTGGTATCGCGGGAAGAAGCCGCGCAGATCGATCGCATTCTGCGGCGCAATCGACGGCTACCACCCAAAACTGCGAGTGCGCCTCGTTG
The sequence above is a segment of the Synechococcus elongatus PCC 11801 genome. Coding sequences within it:
- a CDS encoding DEAD/DEAH box helicase — its product is MDKQTFLKNTSNSLRELNSDPIFRNNLYQVRTKAIQHEFLPGQSDTQFTFDFKRIWQYCDYLLSESILLLKENFDDKNYLLENIKTAAQSFEFLAKFANREERETLLINSAICYQISGYQANSFCISRLIEAEFLNQANIPQPGEIDSELTRFFRQAFINFLRREVRRMQEVSSLAIDRINGFQTTISQQIKHPDFSINDVFALTAHAFFHRSISDFSQFCLSGNLEIFEECKRKLQKSQCNFSKAGDSTFAVIVSELLAILDLFSERSTWININEYASNLLNDPIWRFYLRNLAQEKSIVEFWVSQLKAIQNHLLTSNDSFVVQMPTSAGKTFIAELAILASLTAGADTRCLYIAPYRALVNEVQSHLSNVLSKLGYRVSKLVGGFEFDTFQNFLLTQAHVLVTTPEKVDMLLRTKPDYFNEIGTIIVDEGHMIDEGISTLEDLPEGKTLLEELHEQETLGRGVLLEFLMTRLKAKIPQSRFIFISAVMPEVNSDDFVRWLCSSQQDALHIDPSERPSRQVIGKFEWRSENNGEIQYLNLPQLSTGRQPWVPSFIQRKQYYTGELTPTGRRERKSWPDINNKSQTSAMLAVRLAKTGPVLVFCAQTRDARDVLNNLVKTLKYLEASEELPTDDLRYEAEPNLASYHEAIEWLGEGHPLTQALHYRVGLHYGPLPDPVRQAIEEEFRDNRLRILVSTNTLGQGVNLPVKTVIIHSLERRWSESTNDGEPVIYSNSLRKRDFWNICGRAGRAGKETEGQVVFVKITSHDEELIREYQNQGNLEEVDSGLFKILQALVERRISQNDLIGYLDSHLLALLAEEAVDTQDEANISSFLDTSLVGVQANRKQVEKTPLASAMRTASAWILDQVEDEGLRKVFAATGLRVSSCQAIEANINQYFEEIRSELENIENVEYVENTRFRNSDFFIQVAFIACQSLPEMRLLHTIDYHGPEGDEFSLIRSWVNGAPIRELRNNLWDPDKEEDFSRYLADRITYKLPWGINGFLSILAFKLGREYTDLPVIWQHLPSMVKFGVNSIFSCWASSLGITSRNSALQIGQAYLSENPFQTLDYSDFVRWFVNLPNDYIFSEISVSNFEYSSMFKIRNGIVFGNESLQCLREEIQEIESPVREISYVDSRVTVAAKVREGDVLELNLEPDNPYDPTAVSVSFDGEQIGYVQRDKAIIISRELQLGKQVTARATRVRFIDDQANQDPLIDMQIMIE
- a CDS encoding recombinase family protein, whose protein sequence is MAIVAYYALNPIWETLVAPETWPESPDRVFCDLLPAPDRPQLQQLLTELQPGDRLWLRQLHDLGDRLDALLPVLQNCQKQSVQVQILGLEEPLPLDSAAGLDLLPLWAEVQRSQQRDRLKAGHAKNRLQALPPPGPAPFGYRRGKERYAIDRAAAALVRDGVAHFLIYGSLRGAARYVTQKHQRAIAITTVRRWLSHPVYRGDLVYGSGAIVADTHPALVSREEAAQIDRILRRNRRLPPKTASAPRCLAGLVQCQTCQAHLVVGSTKPHRSDREYLYLRSPAACHQTPRCSAIAYDTCLQTVIQTICQQLPIAVAALEQPDQHPAKTTIASRQAELQRILSVELPDLEARGILDAETAAIRRLQIQTELVQLRDRQAQLSPVNLSELVQAVAIPQFWQDLSEVERRFFFREFIREIQLERRSRQDWSLQLQLVFSPPERSHE